One Arthrobacter sp. StoSoilB20 DNA segment encodes these proteins:
- a CDS encoding aldose 1-epimerase family protein — MPASSSPADSARPSETRRFATGRQFELRRGAALAVITELAAGLRLYSRDGIQLTESYGDDQIPPGATGITLAPWANRVEDGVWYLEGKKQQLDITEVSRNNASHGLLRNAAYALVDESEFSVTLQATVFPQHGYPFLVRHTVRYELDENMDLRVQQTLVNDCQDRAPFVLGAHPYLRLGDVAPEDLVLTVNARTRLVADERLIPRSTAAADGQYDLSGGTAVGDLLIDVALTDLKYDGGLARHTLTAPDGRSVSLEQDETCPYVHVFVTDTFPGRSKAVAIEPMTGPANAFNSGDGLRWLDPREASTMGWGISASL, encoded by the coding sequence ATGCCTGCCTCGTCATCACCTGCCGATAGTGCCCGACCTTCCGAAACGCGCCGCTTCGCCACGGGTCGCCAATTCGAGCTTCGCCGGGGTGCCGCGCTCGCCGTCATCACCGAACTCGCTGCCGGGCTCCGCCTCTACTCCCGCGACGGCATCCAGCTGACCGAAAGCTACGGCGACGACCAGATTCCTCCGGGCGCCACAGGCATCACCTTGGCGCCGTGGGCCAACCGGGTGGAGGACGGTGTCTGGTACCTCGAGGGGAAGAAGCAACAGCTCGACATCACCGAGGTCTCCCGCAACAACGCCAGCCACGGGTTGCTGCGAAACGCCGCCTACGCCTTGGTGGACGAGTCCGAGTTCAGTGTGACACTCCAAGCCACCGTCTTTCCGCAGCACGGTTACCCCTTCCTGGTCCGGCATACGGTCCGCTATGAGCTGGACGAGAACATGGACCTCCGCGTGCAACAGACCCTGGTGAACGACTGCCAGGACAGGGCGCCTTTTGTGTTGGGGGCGCACCCCTACCTGCGGCTGGGCGACGTCGCGCCCGAGGACCTGGTGCTGACGGTCAACGCGCGTACCAGGTTGGTGGCCGATGAGCGGCTGATTCCCCGCAGCACAGCCGCTGCAGACGGCCAGTATGATCTTTCCGGTGGCACCGCGGTGGGAGACCTGTTGATTGATGTCGCCTTGACGGACCTTAAGTACGACGGCGGCCTTGCCCGCCACACGCTGACCGCGCCGGATGGCCGCAGCGTCAGCCTGGAACAGGACGAGACCTGCCCCTACGTCCATGTCTTTGTCACCGACACTTTCCCTGGCCGCTCCAAAGCCGTGGCCATCGAGCCGATGACAGGCCCGGCCAACGCCTTCAACAGCGGTGACGGACTGCGCTGGCTGGACCCGCGGGAGGCCTCCACCATGGGCTGGGGGATCAGCGCATCGCTCTAA
- a CDS encoding DUF4307 domain-containing protein — MTSEDLSATQVPASTSLANRYGGQKRAMTRKTKRNIIIGALVIGIGFAGYVATGSAQAPVTFKDIGYSTVDGTQAEVDYQVTKYPGATAKCAIKALDSKFAVVGWKVVEVGPNDPQDDPDGGSTTVQRTVLRTESPAVSGVVDNCWITDSGK, encoded by the coding sequence GTGACTTCAGAGGACCTATCGGCCACCCAAGTACCGGCAAGCACCAGCCTAGCCAATCGCTACGGCGGTCAAAAGCGCGCCATGACCCGCAAAACCAAGCGGAACATCATCATCGGCGCCCTGGTCATCGGGATTGGGTTCGCAGGCTACGTCGCAACCGGCTCCGCGCAGGCCCCGGTCACGTTCAAGGACATCGGCTACAGCACCGTGGACGGCACCCAGGCAGAGGTGGATTACCAGGTCACCAAATACCCCGGAGCCACCGCCAAATGCGCCATCAAGGCCTTGGATTCCAAGTTCGCCGTAGTGGGCTGGAAGGTTGTGGAGGTCGGTCCCAACGATCCCCAGGACGACCCCGACGGCGGCAGCACCACCGTCCAGCGCACGGTCCTGCGTACCGAGTCGCCGGCCGTCTCTGGAGTGGTGGACAACTGCTGGATCACCGACAGCGGGAAATAA
- a CDS encoding hemolysin III family protein, whose protein sequence is MAELVETKPLWRGWIHAVAAPFALAAGIVLVSVAPTADRKITSAIYALTGFLLFGVSAVYHRGNWSPKVRMVLKRLDHTNIMLVIAGSYTPLAWSLLERSEAVTLLWLVWSGAIVGVLFRVLWTHAPRWLYVPVYIALGCGALFYLPQFFSANAAAAILICVGGALYIAGAVFYAIKKPNFSLKHFGFHELFHAFTVLAFAAHFIAIMMAVLS, encoded by the coding sequence ATGGCTGAGCTCGTTGAAACCAAGCCCCTTTGGCGCGGCTGGATCCATGCTGTCGCGGCTCCTTTTGCCCTCGCTGCGGGCATTGTCCTGGTGTCGGTGGCACCCACGGCGGACCGCAAGATCACCTCCGCCATCTACGCGTTAACAGGCTTCCTGCTGTTCGGTGTCAGTGCGGTGTACCACCGGGGAAACTGGTCCCCCAAGGTCCGTATGGTCCTCAAACGGCTGGACCACACCAACATCATGCTGGTCATTGCCGGCAGTTACACTCCGCTGGCCTGGTCGTTGCTGGAACGCTCCGAGGCCGTCACCCTGTTGTGGCTCGTGTGGTCCGGCGCCATCGTGGGGGTGCTGTTCCGGGTTCTATGGACGCATGCTCCCCGATGGCTGTATGTTCCCGTCTACATCGCCTTGGGCTGCGGGGCGTTGTTCTACTTGCCGCAGTTCTTCAGCGCCAACGCGGCCGCGGCGATCCTGATCTGCGTGGGCGGCGCCCTGTACATCGCCGGCGCGGTGTTTTACGCCATCAAGAAGCCCAATTTCAGCCTCAAGCACTTCGGCTTCCACGAACTCTTCCACGCCTTCACCGTACTGGCCTTCGCTGCCCATTTCATCGCCATCATGATGGCTGTGCTGAGCTAG
- the ilvA gene encoding threonine ammonia-lyase, producing the protein MNTLETLPVTLDDVLKAQELLEGIITKTPVESSRALGSLVGGNVFFKCENLQRAGSFKVRGAYVRMARLTEDEKKRGVVAASAGNHAQGVAVAAKSLGINARIYMPLGVALPKLAATRSHGAEVVLHGHNVDEALAEAQRYANETGAVFVHPFDNVDVVAGQGTIGLEILDQIPNVDTILMGVGGGGLLAGVAVAIKARAKELGREIRVIGVQAENAAAYPPSLAADALVPLKKVTTMADGIAVGRPGQLPFSIIRELVDDVVTVSEDSLARALIFLLERAKMVVEPAGAVGVAALMDGKIENPGNTAVVLSGGNIDPMLMLKVIQRGLSAAGRFMTVRMMLDDRPGSLATIARIIAENDANVTGLDHTRLGGSISMGDVSITINLETKGHEHGEQVLGALRAEGFQPIVVH; encoded by the coding sequence GTGAATACCCTCGAAACCCTGCCCGTCACGCTGGACGATGTCCTCAAGGCGCAGGAGTTGCTCGAGGGCATTATTACCAAGACTCCGGTGGAGTCGTCCCGTGCCCTTGGCAGCCTCGTGGGCGGCAACGTCTTTTTCAAGTGCGAGAACCTGCAGCGCGCAGGCTCCTTTAAAGTCCGCGGCGCCTACGTGCGCATGGCCCGGCTGACCGAGGACGAAAAGAAGCGCGGCGTCGTTGCAGCCTCGGCAGGCAACCACGCCCAAGGCGTTGCGGTGGCCGCAAAGAGCCTGGGAATCAACGCCCGCATCTACATGCCGCTCGGCGTGGCACTGCCCAAGCTGGCGGCCACCCGCAGCCACGGTGCAGAAGTTGTCCTGCATGGCCACAACGTTGACGAAGCCCTGGCTGAAGCGCAGCGCTACGCCAATGAGACCGGTGCAGTGTTCGTACACCCCTTTGACAACGTGGACGTCGTTGCGGGCCAAGGAACCATCGGCCTGGAAATCCTGGACCAGATCCCCAACGTGGACACCATCCTCATGGGCGTCGGCGGCGGTGGACTCCTGGCCGGCGTGGCGGTGGCCATCAAAGCAAGGGCCAAAGAGCTCGGACGTGAAATCCGCGTGATCGGCGTCCAGGCGGAGAATGCAGCCGCCTACCCGCCGTCACTGGCCGCTGATGCGTTGGTTCCGCTCAAAAAGGTCACCACCATGGCTGACGGCATCGCCGTGGGCCGCCCGGGACAGTTGCCCTTCAGCATCATCCGTGAGTTGGTGGACGATGTTGTCACCGTCAGCGAAGACTCCCTGGCGCGGGCGCTGATCTTCCTCCTGGAGCGGGCCAAGATGGTGGTTGAGCCTGCTGGTGCGGTGGGAGTAGCCGCACTCATGGATGGCAAGATCGAAAACCCGGGGAACACCGCCGTCGTGCTTTCGGGCGGCAACATCGATCCCATGCTCATGCTCAAAGTCATCCAGCGTGGCCTGTCAGCCGCAGGACGATTCATGACGGTGCGCATGATGCTCGACGACCGCCCTGGTTCCCTGGCCACAATCGCCCGCATCATTGCCGAAAACGACGCCAACGTCACAGGCCTGGACCACACCCGTCTGGGCGGTTCCATCAGCATGGGCGACGTCTCCATCACCATCAACCTGGAAACCAAGGGCCACGAACACGGCGAACAGGTTCTCGGCGCACTGCGGGCCGAGGGCTTCCAGCCGATTGTGGTGCACTGA
- the galK gene encoding galactokinase — MTTTTDTSVLAARFQETFGAVPDGVWQAPGRVNLIGEHTDYNEGFVLPFAIDKTTKVALRVREDSTVRMLSTFGGHGLVEADLAGLEPGTGEGWSRYPLGVAWALKDRGIEVPGFDLLLDSDVPSGAGLSSSHAIECAVISALNELTGAGLEAKDLVLATQRAENVYVGAPTGIMDQSASLRGAKGQAVFLDCRDQHVDLVPFDAEASGLVLLVIDTKVSHSHADGGYASRRASCELGAEILGVKALRDVGVERLEEASGLLDETTLKRVRHVVTENDRVLQTVEVLGKQGPANIGDLLDASHVSMRDDFEISCPELDLAVDVARAHGAIGARMTGGGFGGSAIALTPVGQEQQVRDAVVRSFADAGYTAPDIFTVTPAAGARRLA, encoded by the coding sequence ATGACCACCACCACCGACACCAGTGTCCTTGCTGCCCGCTTCCAGGAAACGTTCGGAGCAGTTCCGGACGGCGTATGGCAGGCACCCGGACGGGTCAACCTGATCGGCGAGCACACGGATTACAACGAGGGCTTTGTGCTGCCCTTCGCCATCGATAAGACCACCAAGGTGGCGCTCCGTGTCCGCGAGGACTCAACAGTGCGGATGCTTTCCACCTTTGGCGGGCACGGCCTGGTGGAAGCCGACCTCGCCGGGCTGGAGCCGGGCACCGGTGAGGGCTGGTCCCGCTACCCGCTCGGTGTTGCTTGGGCCTTGAAGGACCGCGGCATTGAAGTCCCCGGCTTTGACCTCCTCCTCGATTCGGATGTCCCCTCGGGGGCAGGCCTGTCCTCCTCCCACGCCATTGAGTGCGCCGTCATCAGCGCCCTCAATGAGCTGACCGGCGCCGGGCTCGAAGCCAAAGACCTGGTCCTCGCCACCCAGCGTGCCGAGAACGTCTACGTCGGTGCGCCCACAGGAATCATGGACCAGTCCGCATCCCTGCGCGGAGCCAAGGGACAAGCTGTCTTCCTGGACTGCCGCGATCAGCACGTGGACCTGGTCCCTTTCGACGCTGAAGCCTCCGGCCTGGTCCTCCTGGTCATCGACACCAAGGTTTCGCACTCACACGCCGACGGCGGTTACGCATCCCGCCGGGCGTCCTGCGAGTTGGGTGCCGAGATCCTCGGCGTGAAAGCACTGCGCGACGTCGGCGTGGAACGTTTGGAGGAAGCGTCCGGACTGCTGGATGAAACCACCCTCAAGCGCGTCCGCCACGTTGTCACCGAAAACGACCGCGTGCTGCAGACCGTGGAAGTACTGGGAAAACAGGGACCCGCCAACATTGGTGACCTGCTGGATGCAAGCCACGTATCCATGCGGGACGACTTTGAAATCTCCTGCCCTGAACTGGATCTGGCTGTTGACGTCGCCCGCGCCCATGGCGCCATCGGTGCCCGCATGACCGGCGGCGGGTTCGGCGGCTCAGCCATAGCCCTGACACCGGTGGGCCAGGAGCAACAGGTGCGGGACGCCGTCGTGCGTTCCTTCGCCGACGCCGGCTACACCGCACCCGACATTTTCACGGTGACTCCGGCAGCAGGTGCCCGTCGTTTGGCCTGA
- a CDS encoding acetyl-CoA C-acetyltransferase, with protein MTEAVIVSTARSPIGRAFKGSLKDERPDDLATAMVQAALAKIPAFDPGSEDGRGLDDLLLGCAEPSGEAGSNMARVVAVLAGMDRVPAATVNRFCASSLQTLRMAFHAIKSGEAQAIVSAGVESVSRYQNWAGAGETDTANHNPLFAAAAQRTASRAASNIPWTDPRMGGRLPDIYISMGQTAENVATTYGISRAEQDEWGVLSQNRAEAAIASGFYAREITPYTRKDGTLVERDDSPRAGVSLEGVSALQPVFRPGGTVTAGNACPLNDGAAAVVVMSDSLAHELGLQPLARVVSTGVSALSPELMGMGPVESTRRALAQAGLTMNDIDLVELNEAFAVQVVASARELGIDPAKLNVHGGAIALGHPFGMTGARMTTTLLNGLKERDGTLGLATLCVGGGQGMAVVFERLS; from the coding sequence ATGACTGAGGCTGTCATTGTTTCCACTGCCAGAAGCCCCATTGGCCGGGCTTTCAAAGGTTCCCTCAAGGATGAGCGCCCTGACGATCTTGCCACCGCCATGGTGCAGGCCGCCCTGGCCAAAATACCGGCGTTTGATCCGGGCAGCGAGGATGGGCGGGGCCTGGACGATCTCCTGCTGGGCTGTGCCGAACCCAGCGGCGAGGCCGGCTCCAACATGGCACGCGTGGTGGCCGTCCTGGCCGGGATGGACCGGGTACCGGCGGCCACAGTCAACCGATTCTGCGCCTCGAGCCTGCAAACCCTGCGGATGGCCTTCCACGCCATCAAATCCGGGGAAGCCCAGGCAATCGTATCCGCCGGAGTGGAGAGTGTTTCGCGCTACCAGAACTGGGCCGGCGCCGGCGAGACGGACACCGCCAACCACAACCCGCTCTTCGCCGCGGCGGCGCAACGCACCGCCTCCCGGGCGGCGTCCAACATACCGTGGACAGATCCCCGCATGGGCGGACGCTTGCCGGACATCTACATCTCCATGGGCCAGACTGCCGAGAACGTTGCCACCACCTACGGCATCAGCAGGGCCGAGCAGGATGAATGGGGTGTCCTGAGCCAAAACCGCGCCGAGGCCGCCATCGCCTCAGGCTTCTACGCCCGGGAGATCACCCCTTACACCCGTAAGGACGGCACTCTAGTAGAGCGCGACGACTCTCCCCGGGCCGGAGTGAGCCTTGAAGGCGTATCCGCACTGCAGCCGGTGTTCCGCCCTGGAGGCACTGTCACCGCAGGGAACGCCTGCCCGCTTAACGACGGCGCGGCGGCGGTAGTGGTCATGAGCGACTCACTGGCCCATGAGCTGGGCCTCCAGCCGCTGGCCAGGGTGGTCTCCACCGGGGTGAGTGCACTGTCCCCCGAGCTCATGGGCATGGGCCCCGTCGAATCCACCAGGCGGGCTTTGGCGCAGGCCGGACTGACCATGAACGATATTGACCTCGTGGAGCTCAATGAGGCGTTCGCCGTTCAAGTGGTGGCCAGCGCACGGGAGTTGGGCATCGATCCCGCCAAGCTCAACGTCCATGGCGGGGCCATCGCCCTTGGACACCCGTTTGGCATGACCGGTGCGCGGATGACCACCACGTTGTTGAACGGATTGAAAGAGCGCGACGGAACCCTGGGGCTTGCCACCCTCTGTGTTGGTGGAGGGCAGGGAATGGCTGTGGTTTTTGAGCGCCTGAGTTAG
- the galT gene encoding galactose-1-phosphate uridylyltransferase encodes MSRITSTRLSDSRELIYFDDPGTPERTPESLVDHRGLPARGEPGEVRYDALSGDWVAVAAHRQSRTHLPPADQCPICPTTAANPSEIPAADYDVVVFENRFPSLGPALGDIPPLPAPGTSGHGMTGPAFGRCEVVAFTPQHTGSFAELGETRARTVIEAWAQRTEALSAMPGIKQVFPFENRGADIGVTLHHPHGQIYAYPYITPRAAQLGAVARKYYDDVDAKETLAASLLKAEREDGSRMVLEAEHFSAYVPFAARWPLEIHLVPHRSVPDLAALTGAERDELSHVYLDLLKRLDSLYPTPMPYISAWHQAPLDPVLRPAGQLHLQLTSPRRAADKLKYLAGSEAAMGAFINDTTPEAVAGRLRSVAAAPASPKTLEGTRA; translated from the coding sequence ATGAGTCGCATCACCAGCACCCGCCTTTCGGACAGCCGCGAGCTGATCTACTTCGACGACCCCGGAACACCGGAACGAACACCGGAATCCTTGGTAGACCACCGCGGGCTTCCTGCCAGGGGAGAGCCCGGCGAGGTCCGGTATGACGCCTTGTCCGGCGACTGGGTGGCAGTTGCCGCCCATCGCCAGTCCCGCACCCACCTGCCGCCGGCTGACCAATGCCCCATTTGCCCCACCACAGCGGCGAACCCGTCGGAAATCCCTGCAGCGGACTACGACGTCGTAGTGTTCGAGAACCGTTTCCCCTCCCTGGGCCCGGCTTTGGGTGACATTCCCCCTCTCCCTGCCCCGGGTACCAGCGGTCATGGGATGACAGGTCCGGCGTTCGGCCGCTGCGAAGTAGTTGCTTTCACCCCACAGCACACCGGCTCGTTCGCTGAGCTCGGCGAAACCCGCGCACGCACGGTGATTGAGGCCTGGGCACAGCGGACCGAAGCCCTCAGCGCAATGCCAGGCATCAAGCAGGTGTTCCCGTTCGAGAACCGCGGCGCGGACATCGGAGTCACACTGCACCACCCCCACGGCCAGATCTATGCCTACCCGTACATCACGCCGCGCGCCGCCCAGCTTGGTGCGGTGGCCCGGAAGTATTACGACGACGTCGACGCGAAGGAAACGCTGGCGGCCTCACTCCTGAAGGCCGAGCGCGAAGATGGCAGCCGCATGGTCCTGGAGGCCGAACACTTCAGTGCCTACGTTCCCTTCGCAGCGCGGTGGCCCCTGGAAATCCATCTGGTCCCCCACCGCAGTGTTCCCGATCTCGCAGCACTCACGGGCGCCGAACGCGACGAACTGTCGCACGTCTACCTCGACCTCCTCAAGCGCCTCGACTCGCTCTACCCCACCCCAATGCCGTATATCTCCGCTTGGCACCAGGCTCCACTTGACCCGGTCCTGCGTCCTGCCGGCCAGCTCCACCTGCAGCTGACCTCGCCCCGCCGTGCAGCCGATAAGCTCAAGTACCTGGCTGGCTCGGAGGCCGCCATGGGAGCGTTCATCAACGACACCACCCCCGAAGCCGTGGCTGGGCGCCTCCGCAGCGTCGCTGCGGCACCGGCTTCACCCAAGACCCTGGAAGGCACCCGCGCATGA
- the greA gene encoding transcription elongation factor GreA, which yields MSTTNSATAAWLTQEAFDRLQAELDHLSGAGRAEIVQKIEAARQEGDLKENGGYHAAKEEQGKIEARIRQLTALLRDAQVGEAPADDGIVEPGMLVVARIAGDEETFLLGSREIAGDSDLDVFSEKSPLGAAIIGHKEGDSLSYVAPNGKEIPVEIVSAKPYVA from the coding sequence GTGTCTACCACCAATAGCGCCACTGCGGCTTGGCTCACCCAGGAAGCTTTCGACCGCTTGCAGGCTGAGCTGGACCACCTTTCCGGCGCTGGCCGGGCGGAAATCGTCCAGAAGATCGAAGCTGCCCGCCAGGAAGGCGACCTGAAGGAAAACGGCGGCTACCACGCAGCCAAGGAAGAGCAGGGCAAGATCGAGGCCCGCATCCGCCAGCTCACCGCACTCCTGCGCGACGCCCAGGTGGGCGAGGCCCCTGCCGATGACGGAATCGTTGAGCCCGGCATGCTGGTTGTTGCCCGCATCGCCGGGGATGAAGAGACGTTCCTGCTGGGTTCCCGCGAGATCGCAGGGGATTCCGATCTGGACGTCTTCAGCGAGAAGTCACCCTTGGGCGCTGCAATCATCGGCCACAAAGAAGGCGACAGCCTGAGCTACGTCGCCCCGAACGGCAAGGAAATCCCGGTGGAGATTGTCTCCGCCAAGCCTTACGTCGCCTAG
- a CDS encoding AI-2E family transporter yields the protein MTPTPDAKSRSDRQIAEDIPYGVRIAAAWSWRAGLILLMIGALVWLLGKVSFLIIPVMVAALLAGLLYPVVAWLRSRSLPNGAAVAITVVGFIGVIAGALALVGRQLVSGFGELWQEALAGIQQIQTWLADGPLHLTADQIDQYIADGANALQNNSSSILSGALSFGSTAGHFAAGLVLALFILIFFLLEGSRIWGFLVRLLPKSARRATDGAGRRGWTSMVSYVRIQMFVAFVDAVGIGVGAAIIQVPLALPLAVLVFIGSFIPVVGALVTGAIAVLLALVANGPINALIMLAIVLLVQQLESHILQPLVMGKAVALHPVAVILSVAAGSYLAGIPGALFAVPLLAVVNTAVRYIAGRTWEHDEGLGGTELQPATASAGTDGDANFKEVRLPKPESRLGKGIAGKNKAAGSTSVEGPAADTTKGE from the coding sequence ATGACGCCAACACCGGACGCCAAATCCCGCTCTGACCGACAAATTGCCGAAGACATCCCTTACGGGGTGCGAATTGCTGCTGCGTGGTCGTGGCGGGCGGGGCTGATCCTGCTCATGATCGGCGCGCTGGTATGGCTGCTCGGGAAGGTCAGCTTCCTCATCATCCCGGTCATGGTGGCCGCCTTGCTGGCAGGACTGCTCTATCCGGTAGTGGCCTGGCTCCGCAGCCGCAGTCTGCCCAATGGGGCTGCAGTGGCCATCACGGTAGTGGGTTTCATCGGCGTCATCGCCGGAGCCCTGGCCCTGGTGGGGAGGCAACTGGTGTCCGGGTTTGGGGAGCTCTGGCAGGAAGCACTCGCTGGAATCCAGCAGATCCAGACGTGGCTGGCCGATGGCCCGCTCCACCTGACAGCGGACCAGATTGACCAGTACATTGCCGATGGCGCGAACGCTCTCCAGAACAACAGCAGCAGTATCCTGAGCGGCGCCCTCTCCTTTGGCAGTACGGCGGGGCACTTTGCCGCAGGCCTGGTCCTGGCACTGTTCATCCTGATTTTCTTCCTGCTCGAAGGCAGCCGGATCTGGGGCTTCCTGGTGCGGCTCCTGCCCAAGTCCGCGCGCCGGGCCACCGACGGTGCCGGGCGCCGCGGTTGGACCTCCATGGTCAGCTACGTGCGCATCCAGATGTTCGTGGCCTTCGTCGATGCTGTCGGCATCGGTGTTGGTGCGGCCATCATCCAGGTCCCGCTGGCACTTCCGCTGGCTGTCCTGGTATTCATCGGCTCCTTCATTCCGGTAGTTGGCGCCCTGGTGACAGGAGCGATCGCCGTCTTGCTGGCGTTGGTTGCCAATGGACCCATCAACGCCCTGATCATGCTGGCCATTGTGTTGCTGGTCCAGCAGCTCGAAAGCCACATCCTGCAACCACTGGTGATGGGCAAGGCTGTGGCCCTGCACCCGGTGGCCGTGATCCTTTCCGTGGCTGCGGGCTCCTACCTGGCAGGCATCCCGGGTGCACTGTTCGCGGTCCCGTTGCTCGCCGTAGTAAATACGGCCGTTCGATACATTGCCGGCCGGACGTGGGAACATGATGAAGGATTGGGTGGCACGGAGCTTCAGCCGGCAACTGCTTCTGCGGGGACGGATGGAGACGCCAACTTCAAGGAGGTCCGCCTCCCCAAGCCCGAGTCACGCCTTGGTAAAGGCATCGCAGGAAAGAACAAGGCTGCAGGGAGCACCTCTGTTGAGGGCCCGGCCGCCGACACCACCAAAGGAGAATAG
- the mca gene encoding mycothiol conjugate amidase Mca, translating to MTASSSSDQQLRLLAVHAHPDDESSKGAATMAMYAAAGVDVMVATCTDGSRGDIQNPAMEDAPHPKRDMAGARRLEMANAAAVLGIQQRWLGFVDSGLPEGDPLPPLPPGCFALQPLERATAPLVRLVRSFKPHVILSYDENGGYPHPDHIMAHKVAVEAFDAAGDPDRYPGMGEPWAPTKLYYDRAFSPERFRALHFALEEAGLQSPYAERLAAWLEADAEGHTPVPPGHQTTTQVDCGDFFEARDDALRAHRTQIDPLGFFFAVSPDLQRTAWPWEDYTLVKSTVPSELPEKDLFAGIR from the coding sequence GTGACAGCGTCCAGCAGTTCCGACCAGCAGCTGCGGCTGCTCGCCGTCCACGCCCACCCGGATGATGAGTCCAGCAAGGGCGCAGCGACCATGGCAATGTACGCCGCTGCGGGAGTGGATGTGATGGTCGCTACGTGCACTGATGGCTCACGTGGTGACATCCAAAATCCGGCCATGGAGGATGCGCCCCATCCAAAACGGGATATGGCCGGCGCCCGGCGGCTCGAAATGGCCAATGCAGCTGCTGTCCTTGGAATCCAGCAAAGGTGGCTCGGCTTTGTAGACTCGGGCCTGCCGGAGGGCGATCCGCTTCCGCCCCTGCCGCCGGGGTGCTTCGCGCTCCAGCCGCTCGAACGCGCCACGGCGCCCCTGGTCCGGCTGGTCCGCAGTTTCAAGCCGCACGTGATCTTGAGCTACGACGAAAACGGCGGATACCCGCACCCGGACCACATCATGGCGCACAAGGTTGCCGTGGAAGCGTTCGATGCCGCCGGCGATCCGGACCGCTACCCGGGCATGGGAGAGCCGTGGGCTCCGACCAAGCTCTATTACGACCGGGCGTTCAGTCCTGAACGATTCCGTGCGCTGCACTTCGCGTTGGAAGAGGCGGGGCTGCAGTCCCCGTACGCCGAACGGCTTGCTGCGTGGTTGGAGGCCGACGCCGAGGGCCACACGCCCGTTCCTCCCGGACACCAGACCACCACACAGGTTGATTGCGGTGATTTCTTCGAAGCGCGCGACGACGCACTCCGGGCCCACCGTACCCAGATCGATCCCCTGGGCTTCTTCTTCGCAGTTTCGCCGGATCTGCAGAGGACGGCGTGGCCATGGGAGGACTACACCTTGGTCAAGTCCACGGTGCCATCCGAGCTGCCGGAGAAGGACCTGTTCGCAGGGATAAGATAA
- a CDS encoding rhomboid family intramembrane serine protease, which produces MVLGMPEGSKEADRESLAGRAKSGLLVMGGFVILLYVIEMVNTLMRHGLNYTFGLRSRSMDGVLDILTFPLLHANFNHLLSNTLPLIIFGFLVFLSGVRVFITALAFSWLGSGLAVWLIGGGGVTVGASGLVFGFFAFLLVRGFFNRSWWQILLSVVLFMAYGSILFGVLPTVMGFVSWQAHLGGAVGGIIAAVLLRPKSKAVDL; this is translated from the coding sequence ATGGTGCTGGGAATGCCAGAAGGATCCAAGGAAGCAGACCGGGAGTCGCTGGCCGGCCGGGCGAAGAGTGGTCTTCTTGTCATGGGTGGATTCGTGATCCTGCTCTATGTCATCGAGATGGTCAACACCCTGATGCGCCACGGCCTGAACTACACCTTTGGCTTGCGTTCACGCTCCATGGACGGTGTGCTGGACATCCTGACGTTCCCGCTCCTGCATGCGAACTTCAACCACCTGCTCTCCAACACGCTGCCACTGATCATCTTCGGGTTCCTGGTTTTCCTGTCCGGGGTCCGGGTGTTCATCACGGCACTGGCCTTCAGCTGGCTGGGCTCGGGCCTTGCAGTGTGGCTCATTGGAGGCGGGGGAGTGACCGTCGGAGCGTCCGGGCTGGTGTTCGGATTCTTCGCATTCCTGCTGGTGCGCGGATTCTTCAACCGGAGCTGGTGGCAAATCCTGCTTTCAGTGGTGCTGTTCATGGCTTACGGCAGCATTCTTTTCGGCGTGCTGCCCACCGTGATGGGCTTCGTCTCCTGGCAGGCGCATCTGGGCGGTGCTGTTGGCGGGATCATCGCTGCTGTCCTGCTGCGACCCAAATCCAAGGCCGTGGATCTCTAA